CTTTTTATGACCTTGGACGAGTATAATGACTTTTGCGGCTCCCTGACGGCGACCAGCCGGGTCGTGCAATGGGGTGGCAGTCATGTCTGGAAAGTCGGCGGCAAAGTGTTTGCGATTGCCGGCTGGGGTGACGAGGACTTCTTCGCCGTCACGTTCAAGGTCACGCCTCTGTCCTTCGAGATCCTGCAGGAACAGCCTGGCCTGCGCCCGGCCCCGTATCTGGCCTCACGCGGGATGAAATGGATCCAGCACTATGCAGATCCAGGTCTGAAGGATGGCGATCTCCAGGCCTATATCGAAACAAGCCACCGGCTGGTGGCCGATGGCTTGTCCAAGAAAAAGCAGAGAGAGCTGGGTCTGCTCCTGGCCTAGCGGCCTTCCCGATTAAGGCGTGCCGCCTTCGCTAGCGATGGCATCGTCAATCCCGGCCGAATTATGGGCCTGTTGGACCACATAGGCGCGGATCGATTCAACATCATCCTCTGAGAGAACATCCGCGAACGACACCATGCCGAGCGATTGCAAATTGCCGTCCACCAAGACGCCTTTCCAGGCTTCGGAACTGGATGTGTAGCTCGACCAGCGCAGGTCTGGCAGGACGCCAGAGCTCGAGGCAAACGGGCCGTGACACACCGTGCAATTGCGCGCGTACTGCACTAGGCCATTTGCAAGCTGCTCTTCAGTGCCGAACTCATCTGTCTTTGGCGTGGCTTCCACGAGCTGGATATCGACGTCTGGAATGGTTCCGCTGGCGCCGAGCTTGAACGTGACGACTTTTCCAACGGTTGGCTGGACCGGCTGAGGCGCAGCGACCCCGCCAGCCGACAGCAGATAGGCCGAGCCCCATCCCGTGGTGATGGTGACGTATTGCTCGCCATCAATCTCAAATGTGCCCGGGCCAGACGCCGCGCCGGATTTGACATCCTCTGCCCAGAGACGCTCGCCGGTGCCGGCATCATAGGCGACGAACTCACCGTTGAGCTTGCCCTGGAAAACCACGCCACCCGCCGTCGACAAGACGCCGCCATTCCATGGGCCTTCATGCTCCACGGTCCAGCGGGCTTCGTTTGCGACGGGGTCCCAGGCGATGAGGCGGCCTTTCAATCCAGACCGCAGGAATTTGAACACTTCGCTCGGGATGAGTTGAGGAACCCCGGCAGCAAAATCTGCCCCCGTGTTCCACTTTGAGCTGTCATCTTGAAAGCGCGGGTCCGTGCCATAGGCTTGCGGGATTTCCTGCGCCGGGATGTAGGCGAGGCCGACATCGGGATTAAACGCCATCGGGTGCCAATTGTGGCCGCCAAGTGGGCCAGGCGTCTGCAGATAAGGAATGTCTGAATAGCGCGCGTCCGGCACTTCGATCGGACGCCCCTCATCGCTCAGCCCTGTGGCCCAGTTCATCGGCACATAATTATTGCCCGAGACAAACTCGCCCGTGGCGGCATCAATGACATAGAAAAAGCCGTTCTTCGGGGCTTGCATGACGACCCGGCGATCCGCGCCATCCTCACCGACAGGCAGCTCGGCGATGATCAGAGTCTGCGTCGCGGTATAGTCCCAATTGTCGCCCGGCGTGGTCTGGAAATGCCACTTATATTCGCCGCTATCGGCGTCGACCGCGACAATCGAAGACAGGAAGAGATTATCTAGACCAGATGGATCGCGCAGGCGCTGGTTCCAGGGCGAGCCATTCCCGACGCCGAAAATCACGCTGTCATTCTCTTCATCATAGATGATTGAATCCCAGACGGTGCCGCCGCCGCCATCGGTTTTCCAGGCGCCCGTATCACCCCAGGTGACATTGCCGATTTGCTCAAAGGCGCTGTCCGATGCGGCCCCATCCGGCTGCTTGTCAGCGCTCGGGACGGTGTAGAAGCGCCAGATCAGATCGCCTGTATCGGCATCCAGAGCATTGAGATAGCCGCGCACGCCGAGCTCCGCTCCACCATTGCCGATCAACACCTTGCCATCGACCACGCGGGGCGCGCCGGTAATTGTATAGGGCTTGGATTGGTCGACTGTCACTTGTGACCAGATCACTTCACCGGTCTGCGCATCCAGTGCCTCGACCCGGCCATCAATCACGCCGAGATAGAGTTTGCCATCATAGACCGCGACCCCGCGATTGACGACATCGCAGCAGGCATTGACGCCGACGGCGCGGTCAACCTCGGGGTCATAGACCCAAAGCTCTTCCCCGGTTTTGGCGTCCAACGCATAGACGACCGACCAGGCGGAGGTGACATACATGGTGCCGTCTATGACAATGGGAGTGGATTCCACGCCGCGATTGGTCGCCAGATCATACGTCCAGGCGACGCCCAGATCCGCAACATTCTCCGTCGTGATGCCGGTCAGAGGCGAGTGGCGCGTTTCTTCGCGGTCGAATCCATAGCTGAGCCATTCGCTGGGCGTGGCGTCTGCATTGTCCAGCCGGTCATCGGTGACGTCCGCGAATACAGTCGTTTCGGTTGGAGACTCTGCTGCCGGTGTGTCGGGATCCTGGGCGCCCGAGCAGGCTGAGAGTGCAAAGACGGATGCAGCCGCAAAGGCCGCCAGATGGAGCGGTTTCATGTACGCTTTCCTCGTTTCCTCACTTTAGATCAGCGTCTGCAGCGCTGTTTCTGTTGGCAGACTAGGCGAATTGAGGCGTCTGTCGAGGCTGGACGCGGGGGAAAGTTAGGGTGAACGCCCTAGATTCCTGACGAGGCTGACAAAAATGTGGTGCGGGGGGCGCCGCGACATATATCAGCGTCAGAGCCAACAGGATGCGGGGTGCTGGAATGGCGAATGAAAACAAGCTGAAGAAGAATCTGACGCTGTTTGATGTCTATGCTGTTTCCACCGGGGCCATGTTCAGCTCCGGTTTCTTTCTGCTTCCCGGCATTGCGGCCAGCTATACAGGCGACTCGGTCTATCTCGCCTATCTCCTCGCGGGGTTTTTGATCATCCCGGCCATGTTGTGCATGGCAGAGCTGTCGACCGCCATGCCCAAGGCGGGCGGCACCTATTACTTCCTGGACCGCGCCCTCGGCCCCCTATTCGGGACGATTGGCGGGCTCGGATCCTGGGTTGCGGTGGTGTTCAAGAGCGCCTTTGCGCTGGTCGGGATGGGGGCCTATCTCAGCCTGTATCTGGACGTTCCGATCCTGGTCCTGGCGGTGGTCCTGACCATCGTGTTCGGTCTGATCAACGCTTTCGGGGCCAAGGAGACCACCTTCCTGCAGCGTCTGCTCGTCTCGACCCTGGTGGTCATCCTGGCGGCATTCGTGATCCTCGGACTGACGCATACGGGGATCGCAGACGGCCTGCATCCCAACCGAGAGAGCCAGCCATTTCTGACCTCAGGGTCTGTCGGATTCATTGCCACGATCGGGCTGGTATTTGTCTCCTATGCCGGTCTGACCAAGGTCGCGAGCGTGGCCGAGGAGGTTCAGAGCCCGGACCGCAACATTCCGCTCGGCATGGTGCTATCGCTCCTGACCGCGACGGCCATCTATACACTCGGCCTGGTCGTCATCATCGCCATCCTGCCGATTGAGGAGCTGTATGGCAGTTTGACGCCGGTCGCAGACGCAGGCCGACAGTTTGTCGGTGATTGGCCACTCGATCTCGGTGTCATTCTGATCGTGGTCGCGGCAATTGCGGCATTTGCCTCGACCGGCAATGCCGGGATCATGTCGGCCAGCCGCTATCCCTATGCGATGGCCAAGGACAAGCTTCTGCCCGAGCGGTTCGCCGCGATTGGCCGGTTTGGGACGCCGGTCTTCTCGATCGCCGTCACAACACTGAGCATGATTGCGGTCCTGCTTCTGTTTGATGTTGAGGCTGTGGCGAAACTGGCCAGTGCGTTCCAGCTCTTCCTGTTCGGACTGGTCAGTGTCGCGGTCATCGTCATGCGCGAAAGCCGTATCGCAACCTATCAGCCCGGCTATCGCCTGCCTTTCTATCCGTGGCTGCCTATTTTCGGCATTCTGATCTCCTTCTGGTTGATCGTGGAGATGGGCATTCTGGCGATCGGCTTTACCGGCATGCTGACCATTGCCTGTGCGCTCTGGTTCCAGTTCTACGCGTCAGGCCAACTGGTGCGGCGCGGCGCGATCTATCATGTCCACGAACGGCTCGGGCAGATGCGCTATGAAGGGCTGGAGCGGGAATTGATGACGATCATTCACGACCGCACGCAGAAACAGAACCTGACCTATGAAGCCCTGATCGCGCGCTGCGTGGTCCACACCTACGCCCATGGCATCTATAGCCGCGAAATGCTGATCGATGAGGTGCAGAATATTGGCCACAGCGCCTTCGGCATTGATGAAGAGGTCATGGAAAATGTCTTCAGCACCGGCACAGCGACGCTTCACCCATTGAGCGATCGCGTGCTGCTTGCCTATCGCAGCAATGACGGGCTGGAGAGCCCGGAACTGGTCGTGTTCCGCTTCTCCGCCAATGCCGCCATGGATATGGAGGAAGCCAAGGACGTTCATACGATCATGATGCTGATCTGTCCGCGGCGACCGGCGGGCCTCGACCTGCGCCTAGCGGGCCACCTGGCAGAGGTGGTGCAGTCCTTTGACTTTGAACGCCGCTGGCTGTCAGCCAAGTCCGACAAGGACATGAATGAGATCCTGATGCGGGACGATCACTTCCTGCACGCACCGATCTCTGATCTGGGCAATTTGCGCGACTTTGTCGGCAAACCTCTGGCCGAGATTGACCTGCCGGGCAGTTGCCTGATCGCGATCATCGAGCGGGATGGCAATATCATCATCGCAGCACCGAAAGAGGTGCTGCAGCCGGGCGATCATGTTGCCGTGATTGGCGAACCAGAAGACCTGACGGCCCTGGTCAAAGGCTAATCGGCCAGACCGACCCCAGTCAGATCCGCTTGCGCCAGATCGATCGCATCCGCCACGATTTTGTGCCAGGCCTCAATCGTCTCGGCCTGATCTGATCCAGCTGGAAACGTCACTGAGCGCGAGGCATTTACGCAGCCCCCTTCCGGACGATTGGCACTGTCGCGGGCCGGGACGAAGCCAGCCATAGCTTCAGCCGCACCGGCGCCTTGGGCGCCATAGCCAGGGACCAGAAACAGGGCGTCCGGAGCCAGGGTTCTGAGCTGACGGGCCTCGTCGGGCCCGGTTGCGCCCGTGACCAGCATCAGACCGGACCAGCCGCTGTCTCCGCGCAGGCGCTCGATCATCGGAGCCAGGCTCTCAACCACACGGGCGTAAAGCGGTGCACCTTCCAGATCCCGCGCCTGATAATCGGCACTGCCTGGATTACTGGTCCGCGCCAGCACGATTACGCCCTTGCCGCTGGCCTCTGCCGCTTCAACATGCGGCTCCAGCGTATCCAGGCCCATATACGGGTTCACGGTCAG
This DNA window, taken from Hyphomonas sp. Mor2, encodes the following:
- a CDS encoding MmcQ/YjbR family DNA-binding protein, coding for MSGPSLALSYRNLKPATIEVEYNPCHGLFMTLDEYNDFCGSLTATSRVVQWGGSHVWKVGGKVFAIAGWGDEDFFAVTFKVTPLSFEILQEQPGLRPAPYLASRGMKWIQHYADPGLKDGDLQAYIETSHRLVADGLSKKKQRELGLLLA
- a CDS encoding PQQ-dependent dehydrogenase, methanol/ethanol family codes for the protein MKPLHLAAFAAASVFALSACSGAQDPDTPAAESPTETTVFADVTDDRLDNADATPSEWLSYGFDREETRHSPLTGITTENVADLGVAWTYDLATNRGVESTPIVIDGTMYVTSAWSVVYALDAKTGEELWVYDPEVDRAVGVNACCDVVNRGVAVYDGKLYLGVIDGRVEALDAQTGEVIWSQVTVDQSKPYTITGAPRVVDGKVLIGNGGAELGVRGYLNALDADTGDLIWRFYTVPSADKQPDGAASDSAFEQIGNVTWGDTGAWKTDGGGGTVWDSIIYDEENDSVIFGVGNGSPWNQRLRDPSGLDNLFLSSIVAVDADSGEYKWHFQTTPGDNWDYTATQTLIIAELPVGEDGADRRVVMQAPKNGFFYVIDAATGEFVSGNNYVPMNWATGLSDEGRPIEVPDARYSDIPYLQTPGPLGGHNWHPMAFNPDVGLAYIPAQEIPQAYGTDPRFQDDSSKWNTGADFAAGVPQLIPSEVFKFLRSGLKGRLIAWDPVANEARWTVEHEGPWNGGVLSTAGGVVFQGKLNGEFVAYDAGTGERLWAEDVKSGAASGPGTFEIDGEQYVTITTGWGSAYLLSAGGVAAPQPVQPTVGKVVTFKLGASGTIPDVDIQLVEATPKTDEFGTEEQLANGLVQYARNCTVCHGPFASSSGVLPDLRWSSYTSSSEAWKGVLVDGNLQSLGMVSFADVLSEDDVESIRAYVVQQAHNSAGIDDAIASEGGTP
- a CDS encoding amino acid permease: MANENKLKKNLTLFDVYAVSTGAMFSSGFFLLPGIAASYTGDSVYLAYLLAGFLIIPAMLCMAELSTAMPKAGGTYYFLDRALGPLFGTIGGLGSWVAVVFKSAFALVGMGAYLSLYLDVPILVLAVVLTIVFGLINAFGAKETTFLQRLLVSTLVVILAAFVILGLTHTGIADGLHPNRESQPFLTSGSVGFIATIGLVFVSYAGLTKVASVAEEVQSPDRNIPLGMVLSLLTATAIYTLGLVVIIAILPIEELYGSLTPVADAGRQFVGDWPLDLGVILIVVAAIAAFASTGNAGIMSASRYPYAMAKDKLLPERFAAIGRFGTPVFSIAVTTLSMIAVLLLFDVEAVAKLASAFQLFLFGLVSVAVIVMRESRIATYQPGYRLPFYPWLPIFGILISFWLIVEMGILAIGFTGMLTIACALWFQFYASGQLVRRGAIYHVHERLGQMRYEGLERELMTIIHDRTQKQNLTYEALIARCVVHTYAHGIYSREMLIDEVQNIGHSAFGIDEEVMENVFSTGTATLHPLSDRVLLAYRSNDGLESPELVVFRFSANAAMDMEEAKDVHTIMMLICPRRPAGLDLRLAGHLAEVVQSFDFERRWLSAKSDKDMNEILMRDDHFLHAPISDLGNLRDFVGKPLAEIDLPGSCLIAIIERDGNIIIAAPKEVLQPGDHVAVIGEPEDLTALVKG
- the pyrF gene encoding orotidine-5'-phosphate decarboxylase, which codes for MFADRLIAATRAHGPLCVGIDPHAGRIPALFGGDTPEGLERWGMAVVEAAAERTGIVKPQAGLFERHGWQGMRALARVCEAAKAHDLIVLLDAKRGDIGSTAKGYAQAYLAADAPFACDALTVNPYMGLDTLEPHVEAAEASGKGVIVLARTSNPGSADYQARDLEGAPLYARVVESLAPMIERLRGDSGWSGLMLVTGATGPDEARQLRTLAPDALFLVPGYGAQGAGAAEAMAGFVPARDSANRPEGGCVNASRSVTFPAGSDQAETIEAWHKIVADAIDLAQADLTGVGLAD